From Callithrix jacchus isolate 240 chromosome 3, calJac240_pri, whole genome shotgun sequence, a single genomic window includes:
- the LOC118152205 gene encoding ASNSD1 upstream open reading frame protein, which produces MPNRGTRPEDSSVLIPTDNWTPHKEDLSSKIKEQKIVVDELSNLKKNRKVYRQQQNSNIFFLADRKEMLSESKNILDELKKEYQKIENLEKTKIKE; this is translated from the coding sequence ATGCCCAACCGAGGGACGCGCCCAGAGGACAGCTCTGTGCTGATCCCCACCGACAACTGGACCCCACACAAGGAGGATCTTAGCAGCAAgattaaagaacaaaaaattgtTGTGGATGAACTTTCTAACCTTAAGAAGAATAGGAAAGTATATAGGCAACAACAGAACAGCAATATATTCTTTCTTGCAGACCGAAAAGAAATGCTGTCTGAGAGCAAAAATATATTGGATGAACTGAAAAAGGAAtaccaaaaaattgaaaacttagAGAAGACCAAAATCAAGGAATAG